The Raphanus sativus cultivar WK10039 chromosome 6, ASM80110v3, whole genome shotgun sequence sequence AGATTATCAACCTTCATATAATAATAGTTAGTGTGAGAAAGATTAGATAGTATTAGAAAATGATGGACCAAATTACAGtaatctaaaagaaaaaaaatctaaattgcAAAAGGAAAGAAAACATAAGACACGTGTCGGTAAATCCCTCCCCCCCCTTCcacatgtcttttttttcttttggcaaGAACGACTATTCTATTGTTCAAACTCGAGGTAGTCTGGGTAAttagaccggaatagaacaaccaattaAAAAAGCATTCTATGAAAAGACCTTGCACCTAGCTAAAGAGTCTGCAATCTAATTCTGCGCTCGTGGAATATGACTAATCTTGAAGTCCGGAAAACatatctgaaaaatctttatCCTCTCCAATTATGTTGTGAAACTTAGCCAAGCATAAGGTTCCTTAATCATTGAGATCAAACCATTGCAGTCCGTTCCAAAGCTCTGGCATGTTGAATGTTGAAGCATACTATCTATCTCCCATCGCAGTGCTTCCACTTCTGAATGCAAGGTAGTCTCTCGCCTTATAAAATTTCATGTCCCCATAATCTGAACCTTCCCCAAGCTATCCATTTAAGCCCATCCACATCCGTTGAACTGTGTTGTGGATGTCAATGACCCATCTATCATGTAAATATTACTCAAACTTAAGATTTAAGGTTCCTCAATATTATTGTGGGGGTTGGTGGCGCCATCTCGTTTGCATCGAACCAAACTCGACATTCACTCTCTGCATAGCGACTAGCTCCGGATTATCGATGGATAAAGATCTCTGTCTAATTCCAGCTCAACAATTTTGTTTCTCTAGAAAAAATAATCCATATTAGCATAATGCTCGGAACCGAAAACATATTTAGGCTTGTTGGTGTTGCTGATAAAGACAAGGCTTGTACAACTGGCGGGCATTCAAAATTGGCACTGGCAGTAGTTGTCGATCTCATGTTGCACCGTATCAAATTCTTCTTTACCACACGACATGTTATCAGTTGCCAAATAAGATGACATATCTTCTGAGGTACATTTATCGTCTAAGCAAAGTCTTGAAGCTTAGTTATACCAGACTCCAATACTTTCTTTTCCTCCTCTGTCTTCAGTAGGTTCCAAGTTATCCAGTATCCTGATTTAACTGTATACTGGTCTTTTTTGGTGTAACTTCAACATAATGTATCCTGACGATGAGTTGAGCTTATGGCTAAACTTCTTATGAAAGTATATCTGCAGGGGCAATATAATTCTCCATTAACATAACATTCCATTCCTCCGCTGACTTTCATGTTCGGATGTAAAACTGGTATTAAAAGGCAAGCCATCGTAACTGGTATTGTAGGAATCCAAAAATCCTTCCACACCTTGACATCATATCCAGAATGAACGTTCTGTCACGTTACGTTCTGTCTGATCCCCAATAGTGATAACTTCCGTGCTCCTGAAATATTAGTACCCTTTTCGACATGTCATAAGAACATAAAATATCTACTATATATAGGTAGATGAATACGGTTGAACAAAGTCCAAACCCTAAACGTTTACAAAGTGACTGACTTCTCGAATGTAATACAAAGTGACTGACTTCTCGAATATAATTCTCCATTAACATAACATTCCATTCCTCCGCTGACTTTCATGTTCGGATGTAAACTGGTATTAAAAGGCAAGCCATCGTAACTGGTATTGTAGGAATCCAAAAATCCTTCCACACCTTGACATCATATCCAGAATGAACGTTCTGTCACGTTACGTTCTGTCTGATCCCCAATAGTGATAACTTCCGTGCTCCTGAAATATTAGTACCCTTTTCGACATGTCATAAGAACATAAAATATCTACTATATATAGGTAGATGAATACGGTTGAACAAAGTCCAAACCCTAAACGTTTACAAAGTGACTGACTTCTCGAATGTAATAAAAACGTCCATATCTCTTCTAttattagcttttttttttaattaccagGAGGATCAGACTGAAGTCTTGTCTTTCGAACTGGGGACCTCTAACATAATGGTCATGGTCCTTTTCAGTTGAGCTAATGAACTCTATTATTATTAGCCTATTAAACTCTGCTCATCTCATCAAGAAGATATTTCTCCGCTAAAATTTGCAAGTAACAATACTTTTATTTGATCAGCTTAATAAGACCATTCTTCCATAGATGTTCTACTACATTACCCGTTAACTTGGCTTTGCCCAAATAACCTTCTTATAATATCAAAAACAACTGATAACGAAACTACTAATATATAGTAAACCCAAAATcagaaaagataaaaacaaaaccaaactcaAACTTGATCAAACTTGTCGgccaagttttattttttttcgtttCCGGCAGGTAAGACACTTTGAAGGTCAAGTTAACAAAAGGGAATGGCCAAGTTCTGGAAACAGGGCTTCCTTGGGACACAAGCACCACTACTAAAGCTTCCTTGTCCTTCCAAATCCAGGTTCCATAAACCATCCCAAATCGCGTATTCTTCATGTACATTAGCCTCAGGTAATGGCGCTGGAACCACTGGGAAAAACCCATTACCATTTGAGTCATAACCAGAGCTTGTTCTTGATTGTGTGATATGATGAGGAACATAGAACGCACCGCCTTCACCACTACTACCGCTACTACTATTACTGAAGTTATTATCACCATTGTTGTGGTTGTTGTCTTCTTCTAGTAAAGACATGATCTTTTTCATGTCGATTTGGTTTAATTGGAGCAACTGTTGTTCTTGCTGCAACTCCATCTGTCTTTGCTGCTGAAACTGTTGCCTCTTCAAGATTCTGTTTTTCGTCTTCTCCGCATTGTTAGTTGGAgattttgtcttcttcttgaAATGGGTTCTCCAATAGTTCTTGATCTCGTTGTCTGTTCTTCCCGGTAAACTACGAGCGATTGTTGACCACctgaaattacaaaataatcaGAAAATGAACcatcgaaaaaaaaaaacacaagctACTTATTTGAGTAAGGCTACACACTTAATTATAACATCTTAAATGCAAATATAAAACAAACGCAAATAAAGAAGtaaagttttaattaattacCTGTTTCCCCACTTAGCATGTAATTCTAGGATAATTTTTTCTTCATGAGGAGTGATTTGTCCTCTCTTGAGATCTGGTCTCAAGTAATTAACCCATCTTAACCTACAACTTTTACCATTTCTCTTCAACCCTGCGAGCCTCGCCACAGAGTTCCATCGGCCTTCACCGTGAAGCCGCACATAATCGATCAAAAGACGGTCTTCTTCGGCAGTCCAAGGCCCTTTTCTCCAACCTTCTTCTACTGTTCCCCATCCTGCTCCCATCACTCCCCACAAACTCAtccttatattttatttttttccttgagCTAAAAAGAGAAGTAGTGTCTTAGATCTGTTTAGGTCTCTTTATCTTATGAAACCTAAGTGTTCCTCTGTTTTTGCTTTTCGTTAAGTTGTGTTCTGTTTTCTCTCTGCCCATTTCAGTATTTATATATGCACGCACTAGCTCTAAGTCCTTGGCTCCACCACCTAATATGTTTGTTTTCTATAGAGATAGAAACTACTGACGGGAAAAAGatctttttacatttttagagTAATGTTCTTTCTAGAATCAAAATTATAAGGTTATATCACTATCAAAAACCAAGATTATATGGAAAACCAAATGTtagcaaaaataaaagattatatGGAAAcctacaatatatatatacatatatatacacttttCAATCTCAAATTACAAAATAGCTCTTCAAACTCGTAATtagtaataagaaaaataatcttttcAGCAAACgttatccaaaataaaaaggaattaTCATTTAAGGAAAAAAGGAATATTATTAGAAAGAAAGGTAAGAAAAGAAGGGTTAGAACTTGCAACTATGCAGAACTTGTGTGCTCTCTTTACCTCTTTTCACAGGTCGTTTTCATAAGACTCTCGTATATATCCTTTCGTCCGTCCATTCGAGTCTTCATCTCTCAATTCCAAAGGCATCAAGAGTTACTAAACTGCCCTTTCTGGTTGGTACATTGTGTTGGATATTTAAGTTAGGGATATAAATATAATCTAAATCGAACGGAAGTTAAGCCAGtcactaaaccataaattaatgaaaatgaaaattaaaccatagatcggatttttttttttgttaaccctTCTTTTAGTAGTTTAAATGTTATACTTAGTCACCAAACTTCATTAATTTGTGAACACCAAAAAGGGTATTACAGGGctattaatttaaacaatagaTCAATATTCATGCAGGATTAAAGATATAATGTTTAGGCATAAGGTAACATGGTCTAACGGAGCATCAAATCCAATAGAATAATCCTTATATGCTAAAGCTATTTCGAACTTATATCACGTCGCCAAGTATAATATGATTTAGGACTTAATGCAAAGATATTAATTATAGGTTAGTTTAAACTCccttaattaatattttatttaaaagcacaactaaagtaaaaaaatttgatGGTGCTTGATTATTTTAAGGTGATACACATAGTTGAACCACTAAGGTTTATCCAAGTGTCGAGGAGAATTATACATGCGATCTTATAAAAATCTTTGTTGTTTGTCTTATAAGATTCGTTGGATTCCACATAAGGAATTATGGTAATATactaaagaaataaattaaataattatgaaaGAGTTTATGGTTTTTGTGCATCATCATGAGACAGGTGGTGGTCTTATAATTCTCTGTCTCAAGATATTTACAAGATTGTAAGtactttattttcttattttcttgtGTAGTATAtgatcatttttaaaagatcaATGCCTAGTGTTAACATCTTCTCCAAGAAATATCTACCAAAATAATACTGAAAAAGTGCGCATGTGGTTGGGTTAACAGTTGGTTTCAATTCATCTCTGCATCTTATGGAACTAACTTAAAAACCAAACTTATCGAAtagtttttgtttctaaaataaaGTTACCATTAAGCTTATGTGTATGTATTggaaattatttatcaatttgtaACAGAACTGTTGAATTTGATTGTTCTAAAGTCCATGGAAAACTAGAGTCTTGGTGTACTATAATGGTGCTGTcgaatatttgttttaatacgATAAGAAACATAGTAGCTAATTAGCACTACACACATAAAAATAATCTTCTAACCAAGGTCAGATTTAGGGTTTATCATGTCAACCTTCACCGACTGTCGTCGACAGCTCCACTTGTTAGTCAATGATAACAAGCCAGTTCAAAGCTATTAAGTCAAGAGCATCAAATCATGATGTATTAGCATCAAATCATCAGAACTTATTTTTCTGTAAAATGAAATATGAGGATTTAAATTTGATGACGATGCAAAAAAGACACTAAAAACCACAGTATTAGACATAAAGTATCTCACACCGGTAGTTGGAAGGGAtccttaataatatataaagtgGATGTGTCActcctcttatcaccaattggttttaagttggaaactCATCTAGTTTAACATGGTAATATAGTCCGATCTACGCAGTCCAAATATCATTATTATCTGTTCGGATGGATTTTGAATCTTTCATATTGTAATGAAGCTAAGTTTGAGGAAAC is a genomic window containing:
- the LOC130495897 gene encoding myb-related protein 305-like, producing the protein MSLWGVMGAGWGTVEEGWRKGPWTAEEDRLLIDYVRLHGEGRWNSVARLAGLKRNGKSCRLRWVNYLRPDLKRGQITPHEEKIILELHAKWGNRWSTIARSLPGRTDNEIKNYWRTHFKKKTKSPTNNAEKTKNRILKRQQFQQQRQMELQQEQQLLQLNQIDMKKIMSLLEEDNNHNNGDNNFSNSSSGSSGEGGAFYVPHHITQSRTSSGYDSNGNGFFPVVPAPLPEANVHEEYAIWDGLWNLDLEGQGSFSSGACVPRKPCFQNLAIPFC